The DNA window CTGAAGAAGTTATCATCGGTATCAACGAAGGCCGTGTATCGAAGCACGCTAACATCAAGTGCCGGGTGAAAGTCCGGGATGAGAACGGCGAACTGGTGTACAAAGTAATCGACACGGTTGCGGGTCGACTGCTGTTTAACCAGGCGGTACCGGAAGAAGTTGGATACATCAACGAATTGCTGACGAAGAAGAAGCTGCAACAGATTATTGCGCTGATCTTCAAGATTTCGGGTGGTGCGCGGACGGCTCAGTTCCTTGATGAAATCAAAGAACTTGGTTTCCAGATGGCCTTCAAAGGTGGTCTGTCGATCGGTCTGAGCGACGTGATGATTCCAGAAGCCAAACAGGGGCTGGTTGACGAAGCCAAAGCCGAAGTACAGGGCGTATGGGACAACTACCTGATGGGTCTGATTACGGAAAACGAACGCTACAACCAGGTTATCGACATCTGGACGCGGGTAAACTCGCGCCTGACCGAAACGCTGATGAAGCAGCTCGAAGCCGATCAGGGTGGTTTCAACTCGATCTACATGATGATGCACTCGGGAGCCCGTGGTTCGCGTGAGCAGATTCGTCAGCTGGGTGGTATGCGGGGTCTGATGGCCAAGCCGCAGAAAAACCTGCAAGGCTCGGTTGGTGAGATCATCGAAAACCCAATTCTGTCGAACTTCAAAGAAGGTCTCGACGTACTCGAGTACTTTATCTCGACACACGGTGCGCGGAAAGGTCTGGCGGATACGGCTCTGAAAACGGCCGATGCCGGTTACCTGACCCGTCGTCTGCACGACGTGGCGCAGGACGTTATCATCGTCGAAGACGACTGTGGTACGCTGCGTGGTCTGCAAGTGTCGGCGCTGAAAGATAACGAAGACATCGTTGAACCGCTGTCGGAACGGATTCTGGGCCGCACCACGGTACACGATGTGTTTGACCCGCTGGCGAAAGATGCCGAAGGTAAGCCGCTGAAGATCGTGGGCGCCGGTGAGCTGATCACGGAAGAAATTGCCGCAGCTATCGACGAAACGAGCATTGAAACGGTCGAAATCCGGTCGGTACTGACCTGCGAAGCCCGTCAGGGTGTGTGCGCGAAGTGCTACGGTCGTAACCTGGCGTCGGGCCGTATGGTCGACATCGGAGAAGCCGTGGGTGTTATCGCGTCGCAGTCGATCGGTGAGCCGGGTACACAGCTGACGCTCCGTACCTTCCACGTGGGTGGTACGGCCTCGAACATCGCGGTCGATGCATCGATCAAAGCGAAGTTCGACGGTCTGATCGAGTTCGAAGAAATGCGGACGGTTGAGTCGGAAGACGCCGAAGGCAACGCACAGACAGTTGTAATGGGTCGTTCGGGCGAAGTCCGGATTGTTAGCCCTGAAGACCGCAACGTGGTCCTCATCAGCAACAACGTTCCATATGGTGCGTTCCTGCGTGTGAAAGACGGACAGACGGTGAAGAAGGGTGATGACATCTGCGCATGGGACCCTTACAACGCCGTTATCCTATCGGAACTGACGGGTACACTGACGTTCGATGCTATCGAAGACGGTATTACGTACCGTGAGGAGTTCGACGAACAGACGGGCTTCCAGGAGATGGTAATCATCGAAACCCGCGACAAAGCCAAGAACCCGGCCATTGTTGTGCAGGGTACGACGACGCTGTCGCTGCACCTTGGCGAAGCCGATGCATCAGGATTGCTCCAGAAGAGCTACAACCTGCCGGTTGGTTCGCGTCTGGTAGTAAAAGCTGGTCAGAAGATCAAAGCCGGTCAGCCGCTGGCCAAGATTCCGCGTAACGTGGGTAAAACCCGCGACATTACGGGTGGTCTGCCACGGGTAACTGAACTGTTTGAAGCACGTAACCCGTCGAACCCGGCGGTTGTGAGTGAGATCGACGGTGTGGTTACGTACGGTACGATCAAGCGTGGTAACCGCGAAATCTTCATCGAGTCGAAAGACGGCACGAAGAAGAAGTACCTTGTACCGCTGTCGAAGTTCATCCTTGTACAGGATAACGACTTCGTCCGGGCAGGTGCTCCGCTGTCTGACGGTGCCATTACGCCGAGCGACATTCTGGCCATTAAAGGTCCGACGGCCGTTCAGGAGTATCTGGTAAATGAAATTCAGGAAGTATACCGCCTGCAAGGGGTGAAAATCAACGACAAGCACATCGAAGCCATTGTTCGGCAGATGATGCAGAAAGTTGAGATCATCGACTCGGGCGATACCAACTTCCTCGAAGGTCAGGTTGTCGACAAGTGGTCGTTCCGCGAAGAAAACGATAAGGTACTCGACGCTAAAGTCGTTATAGAAGCGGGTGACTCGCCAAACGTAAAGCCGGGTCAGATCGTGACGAGCCGTCAGCTCCGCGACGAGAACTCAAGCCTGAA is part of the Spirosoma rhododendri genome and encodes:
- the rpoC gene encoding DNA-directed RNA polymerase subunit beta', which produces MSFKKNKKLNSDFQSVTISLASPESILESSYGEVTQPETINYRTYKPEMGGLFCERIFGPVKDWECHCGKYKRIRYKGIICDRCGVEVTEKKVRRERMGHIELVVPVAHIWYFRSLPNKIGYLLGLSTKKLDQVIYYERYVVVQPGVKAEDGINQLDFLTEDEYLDIIDKLPSTNQHLDDKDPNKFIAKMGAEALEMLLSRVALDELSYSLRHAAATDTSQQRKAEALKRLKVVEAFREANGRIENRPEWMVIKMVPVIPPELRPLVPLDGGRFATSDLNDLYRRVIIRNNRLKRLIEIKAPEVILRNEKRMLQEAVDSLFDNSRKVNAVRSEGNRALKSLSDMLKGKQGRFRQNLLGKRVDYSGRSVIVVGPELKLHECGLPKDMAAELFKPFVIRKLIERGIVKTVKSAKKIVDRKDPVIWDILENVLKGHPVLLNRAPTLHRLGIQAFQPKLIEGKAIQLHPLVCTAFNADFDGDQMAVHVPLGQEAVLEASLLMLASHNILNPANGAPITVPSQDMVLGLYYVTKGRKSIPEYPILGEGMTFYGAEEVIIGINEGRVSKHANIKCRVKVRDENGELVYKVIDTVAGRLLFNQAVPEEVGYINELLTKKKLQQIIALIFKISGGARTAQFLDEIKELGFQMAFKGGLSIGLSDVMIPEAKQGLVDEAKAEVQGVWDNYLMGLITENERYNQVIDIWTRVNSRLTETLMKQLEADQGGFNSIYMMMHSGARGSREQIRQLGGMRGLMAKPQKNLQGSVGEIIENPILSNFKEGLDVLEYFISTHGARKGLADTALKTADAGYLTRRLHDVAQDVIIVEDDCGTLRGLQVSALKDNEDIVEPLSERILGRTTVHDVFDPLAKDAEGKPLKIVGAGELITEEIAAAIDETSIETVEIRSVLTCEARQGVCAKCYGRNLASGRMVDIGEAVGVIASQSIGEPGTQLTLRTFHVGGTASNIAVDASIKAKFDGLIEFEEMRTVESEDAEGNAQTVVMGRSGEVRIVSPEDRNVVLISNNVPYGAFLRVKDGQTVKKGDDICAWDPYNAVILSELTGTLTFDAIEDGITYREEFDEQTGFQEMVIIETRDKAKNPAIVVQGTTTLSLHLGEADASGLLQKSYNLPVGSRLVVKAGQKIKAGQPLAKIPRNVGKTRDITGGLPRVTELFEARNPSNPAVVSEIDGVVTYGTIKRGNREIFIESKDGTKKKYLVPLSKFILVQDNDFVRAGAPLSDGAITPSDILAIKGPTAVQEYLVNEIQEVYRLQGVKINDKHIEAIVRQMMQKVEIIDSGDTNFLEGQVVDKWSFREENDKVLDAKVVIEAGDSPNVKPGQIVTSRQLRDENSSLKRRDMALVQVRDAMAAVSQPTLMGITQSSLGTDSFISAASFQETTKVLSEASIRGKRDMLDGLKENVIVGHLIPAGTGIRRYQNAIVGSKEELETITESKEQFTKSKRKALV